Part of the Halomarina litorea genome is shown below.
ACCGGATGGACGCCGTACAGGACGCCTACGCGACGGCGTTCGCCGACGCCGAGAGCGAGGACCCCGGCTGGGAGTACGCCGTCGAAGTGCCGACGGTCAGAAAGACCCGGCAGGCCCTCGGGCGGGTCGTCCGCTCGCCGGAGGACTTCGGCGTGCGCGTCCTCCTCGACGAACGGTACACGAAGCGCGCGCGCCGCGAGATGCGCAAGTACAGCGTCACGGACGCGTTCCCGGTCGGGGAGCGCGTCGAACACATCGACATCGACCCGCCGAAGCTGAAGTTCGCGATGCTCAACTTCTACTCGGACATGAACGCGTGGACGGGCGCGCCGCCGGTGCCCTGAGGCGGGGTCCCGGGAGCGGCTCACCCGACTGGTATCGCTGTGACGGGTTCCCGGTAGCGTGCCGACCAGAGGTGGAGCGAGGAGACGGTCCACTCGACGGGGTCGACCCCTCGTTCGCAGAACGCCCTCACCGCGTCCGGGTCGCCGCCGCGCCCGAGGGTCACGTGCGGGACGTAGTCTTCGCCCTCGATGTCGGGGACGGGGTCGAACGAGGTGCAGAGTCGGTCGTGGAGGGCGCGGAGGCCGGGACTCTCGACGGCGAGGTAGGTGACGGGGCCGGTGGCGGCGGCGAACGTCCCCAGTCCGGCGATTCGGGCCGGACACGGCGAGGCGTCTCCTAGAACCGCCCGCGTTCGGTCGGCGAGTGCGCGGTGATCGCCGTCCCCGACACGCTTGACGACGAGGGTGGGCCGTTCGCGTGGGCGGACGCCCGCCGGCAGGTCCTCGCGGAGCCTCGCCGCGAGCGCTCGGACCGACTCGGGAACCGGCGCGTTCAGGCTGTACGACATCTTCGGTGACGAGCCGTGGCCGCTCGAACCGGACATTCGACGTGTATCGGTCGAACTGACCGCCAGTTCGTCGTACTCTTTTCGGTACGGCTGTTCACACACCCACCACACGCCGAGAGAACTAAAACCCCTCCAACGGTCGTGAGTGGCGCTAACACGCCGACGTAAGCGTTGCCAACCGAGACAGGTTTATACTCGTCGGGCAGTACCGATTCAGTAATGACACGGGCCCACTCCACCGACGGCGCGTCGAGCGGTGGGTACCGCCTCGTTCTCCTGCGACCGCGACCGGGCCGTTAGGCCCAACTCTACTCACTTCCCAGTCGGTTTCCGCATCGCTCTCGACGACCACGCGCCGCGTTCCGGCGCGC
Proteins encoded:
- a CDS encoding 2'-5' RNA ligase family protein; protein product: MSYSLNAPVPESVRALAARLREDLPAGVRPRERPTLVVKRVGDGDHRALADRTRAVLGDASPCPARIAGLGTFAAATGPVTYLAVESPGLRALHDRLCTSFDPVPDIEGEDYVPHVTLGRGGDPDAVRAFCERGVDPVEWTVSSLHLWSARYREPVTAIPVG